Within Pseudomonas sp. LBUM920, the genomic segment TGGACTACTCGCTGTTCTTCGCCGGGTTCCTGAGTGCTGCGATCACCAGCCGTCTGTTGATCGCAGGCCACGTGGTCAAACGCGATGCCTACCGGGCGGCGTGTGTGTTGTCCGGGATCATGCTCGGGTCGATCGTGCTGTTTGCAGTGGGCGTGAGCGCAAACCTCAGTTACTTGCTGGCCGCTGCCACGCTGGGCGTGGGTTACGGCCTGACGTATTCGGTGATCAACGGGCTGGTGGCCAACGAAGCACCGCCCGGCACCACGTCCCAGGCATTGCTGCTGTTCAGCCTGGCGTACTTTGTCGGCGTGTTCGGGTTTCCCTGGCTGGCGGGCAGGATCATCGTCGATTACGGCCTGCCGACATTGCTGGCAATTGTCGTGGGTGTGGCGTCGTTGAATTGGCTGATCACGGTGGCGCGGCTGGTGTGGCGCAAAGCCTCTGCACACAAAATCTTACAGGTGAGCTAAGACCGTTCGTCGCCATCAAGGCACGAACCGTCAGCGGGGGCGGACCAATAAAGGGTAAGGACATTAATCATATGGAGACACCCCATGAAGAATTCCAAGTTTGCCGCCCTCGCCCTCACCGGCCTGCTGTCTGCCGCATCGCTTAACGCCTTTGCCGCCACTTCCTCGACCGGCAAGACCGACCCGGTCGGCAACCCGCCAAGCCCTGCCACCCAGGAATCCCAGGATTCGATGGGCACCGGCCTGGACACCAATGGCGGCGCGATCATCGACAACGGCGCTGGCGCTGACCCTCGCACCAAGGGCAACGATACCCAACGCCAGGCACCGGCTGCGGTCGGCAACGGCAAAATGGGCCCTGGCATCAGCAATGAGCCAAAGGTCAATAAAGGCGACGACTCGAACATCCCTGGCGCCCCAAAACAACCTGCGCCTTGAAGCATCCATAACGACACCGACACCCGATCATTCCCAGTGAAGAGGTACGCATGAACGTCGATAGAAACCTTGAAAAAGAAGTCCTCACCCGCCTGCTGCACGCCCACCCGAACGGTCTGGGCAAGGAGGTGCTGGATAACTACCGCGGCGGGAAGGAGGTTGCCAGTGTCTTGGCGTTCCTGCAGGACCGTGGATTTATCAAGGATGGGCATGTGACCACCGACGACGCCGGTGAATACTCGTTGAACCTGCCGATCAAGTTGACCGCGTCAGGCGTTGACGAGGCGCGCAAGCTGGAAGGCGAAAGCACCCAGTAATCCATTTTGTCTGGTCTGGCCCTGGCAACAGGGCCAGTTGGAGTATCGCAATGCCTCTTGGAAGCAAAGCTAAATACACCGCCGCACAGAAGCGCAAAGCCGCCCGTATCGAACACAGTTACGAGCACAAAGGCGTGTCCAAGGAAGAAGCCGAAGCCCGCGCCTGGGCCACCGTCAACAAGCAGTCCGGCGGCGGTGACAAAGCCGGCGGTTCGGGCCAACGCAAAGCGCCGCAGAAAAAAGCCGAGGCACGCAGTGATTCGGCCAAGCGAGCTGCCGCCAGCCGCGAGGGTCACCCTCGCACCGGTCGCACTTCGCTGGCGACGCAGACCAAGGAAAGCCTGCTGAAGGAAGCGCGGGCGAAGGATATTCCGGGCAGGTCGAGCATGCGCAAGGATGAGCTGATCGAAGCGCTGCGCAAGGCTGGCTGACGCCGGCCTTGCCGACACACCAAACCCAATGTGGGAGCGGGCTTGCTCGCGAATACGGTAGAACAGTCACTCAACCTATCGACTGTTCCACAACATTCGCGAGCAAGCCCGTTCCCACATTTTGTTTTGCGTCGCACACCCAAAATCAGCGGTGAGCCGATACCAGCAGCATCATGGGGCGCTCTTGTTCTTCGGCCAATGCTGGCCGAGCAATGAGGTCCGCTTCGCTTGGCCCCCACTCCTCCACGTGACTGAGGGTGAACCCCGCCTGAATCATAAGAGTAAGCAACGTGCCCAGCGTACGGTGCTGCTTGATTACGCCTTCGGCCAACCAGTGGGTCACCCGCGGCCCTTCCAACTGATAGCCATCCACCGGCCAGCTTTTGCGGCCTTGATCATCGACCAGCCACCCCGGGTTGCGGGGTGCCATGAAGATCGGGTGCTCGATGGAAAACACCAGTCGGCCACCGGGCACCAGGGCGTGGTGAATACGCTCGAACAGCCCCTTCAGATCGACGATGTAATGAAAAGCCAGCGAGCTGTAGGCCAGATCGAACGAGGCAGCAGGCAGGTCGAGTTGTTCCAGGTCAGCGATGGCATAGGTAATGGTCGTCGCAGAGGTCATCTGTTTGGCCCGCGCCAGCATCTTTTGCGACACGTCCAACCCCAGCACATGAGCCGCGCCCTGCTCCTGCGCCCAGCGGCTGAACCAGCCATAGCCACAGCCCAGGTCAACTGCATTCAAACCAGCCATCGGCGGCAACATTGCCTGTAAGGCAGGCCACTCCGGCGCGCCAGCCAGGCCTTCGACCGAGCGGCCCATTTTGCTGTAGCCCTCGAAGAAGGCTGGCGTGTCGTAGATATTCTGGGTCATGGCGTCGCTCCGTGCTGAGTGGCGCCTATTGTGCCAACAAGGCATCCACTTCGGCAGCCCCGGGTGAGGTTGCCGGCCCCCAGCGCGTGACCGCCAACGCGGCGGCCGCATTGGCGCGGCGTGCCGCGTCAGCCGGTTCCAAGCCCTGAGCCAACCCCGCAAGAAACACCCCGGCATGGGCATCGCCCGCGCCGTTACTGTCCACGGCGGTCACCTTGAAGCCGGGCACATGCCTGGCCTCGCCTTGAAGACTGACCCAGCACCCGTTCGGCCCATCGCGCACCACCAGCAACGCGTCGGCAGGCAAGTGCCGTTCGAGTTCGAGCAATGCCTTGGCCAGAGTGTCGGCGCCGGTAAACGCCAGGGCTTCCGGGCCGTTGCTGGTCCAGATGTCGATGCGCGGCAACAAGGCGACCATCAGCGCCGAGTCCGGGGCCTTGACCAGCGGCCCCGGGTCGAACACCACCGTGATGTCACGCGGCAGCGCCAGCAGCCAATCGAGCAATGCCTGGGCCTTGCCTTCGAGCAACAGGCTGTAGCCGCTGACGTACACGTAATCGTCCGCGCGCGGCACGACGTTCGCCAAGTCCTCGGCGCTCAAATCCCCTTCTGCGCCGATATGCGAAATGAAGGTGCGTTCGGTGGTGGCTTCGGTCAGCGACACGCATAAACCGGTGTCCTTGCCGTGGCTGGTCGACTGGGCCATCTCTACGCCCTCGGCTTGCATGGCCGCGCGCGCCAGGTCGCCGAAGCGGCCCTTGCCATGGCGGCCGAGGTAAACCACCGGCAGACCATTGCGCCGGGCGGCAGCCATCACGTTGAAACCGCCGCCGGCTTCGAAGCTGGCAGACCGCGCCAGCACGTCGCCGCCGGTTGCAGGCAAGGTGTCGAGGGCCATGACCAGGTCGACGATGACCTGGCCGGTGTGCAGCAATCTAGACATTGGGGCTCTCTACTAAAGCCGGACGACGGTCAGCTGCGCCGCCCAGTACTGCGTAAATTCCGCCGGCCACCAGGAAGGTGACGATCCAGCCCAGCCCGTTGTGACCCAGCCACGAGTCGGACAGCGGCCCGGCGAACCAGATGTTTTCGGCTGTGGTGCCGATGGTGGTGAAGCTGAAGCCCAGCACGATGGCCACGGCCCAGGCACCGAATGCACGCCATTCCACGCCGCCGCGATACCAGTAGGCACTGCTTGGGCTTACGTCCAGCAAGTCTTTGGGGCTGTAGTAGTGGCGATGAAGCAAGTCGACCACGAAGATCCCGACCCACGCCGTAATCGGCACCGCCAACAGCGAGATGAACGTGATGAACGGGCCGTAGAAACTGTCGGCAATCAGCATGAAGTAGATCGAACCGGCGAAGATCGCGACGATGTCGACGATCACCGCGTGCACGCGCTTGACCTTCAAGCCCAGGGTCAAGGTGGTCAGGCCCGCCGAGTACACCGACAGGTTGTTGGACAGCAGCAGCCCGCCAAACGCGGTGATCAGGTACGGCA encodes:
- a CDS encoding Rho termination factor N-terminal domain-containing protein, producing the protein MPLGSKAKYTAAQKRKAARIEHSYEHKGVSKEEAEARAWATVNKQSGGGDKAGGSGQRKAPQKKAEARSDSAKRAAASREGHPRTGRTSLATQTKESLLKEARAKDIPGRSSMRKDELIEALRKAG
- a CDS encoding bifunctional 2-polyprenyl-6-hydroxyphenol methylase/3-demethylubiquinol 3-O-methyltransferase UbiG gives rise to the protein MTQNIYDTPAFFEGYSKMGRSVEGLAGAPEWPALQAMLPPMAGLNAVDLGCGYGWFSRWAQEQGAAHVLGLDVSQKMLARAKQMTSATTITYAIADLEQLDLPAASFDLAYSSLAFHYIVDLKGLFERIHHALVPGGRLVFSIEHPIFMAPRNPGWLVDDQGRKSWPVDGYQLEGPRVTHWLAEGVIKQHRTLGTLLTLMIQAGFTLSHVEEWGPSEADLIARPALAEEQERPMMLLVSAHR
- a CDS encoding PfkB family carbohydrate kinase; this encodes MSRLLHTGQVIVDLVMALDTLPATGGDVLARSASFEAGGGFNVMAAARRNGLPVVYLGRHGKGRFGDLARAAMQAEGVEMAQSTSHGKDTGLCVSLTEATTERTFISHIGAEGDLSAEDLANVVPRADDYVYVSGYSLLLEGKAQALLDWLLALPRDITVVFDPGPLVKAPDSALMVALLPRIDIWTSNGPEALAFTGADTLAKALLELERHLPADALLVVRDGPNGCWVSLQGEARHVPGFKVTAVDSNGAGDAHAGVFLAGLAQGLEPADAARRANAAAALAVTRWGPATSPGAAEVDALLAQ